Proteins from a single region of Mycoplasma leachii PG50:
- a CDS encoding nucleotidyl transferase family protein: MIYINKPFNKLEKLNIKKSIITIGNFDGFHIYHQKIINKVIQIAKQENLTSIVMSFDKKIKDNITYTNLATKKQKLDFINNNLSDLDYFFDIKVDDSLIKTTKDQFIDVLINKLNVIKIVEGQDFKFGYLSQGNIDDLIKAFSKKNVIIFKRDNDISSTKIKKLLDENLVDKAQELLGIDLKLK; encoded by the coding sequence ATGATATATATTAATAAACCTTTTAATAAATTAGAAAAACTAAATATTAAAAAATCAATTATAACAATAGGAAATTTTGATGGTTTTCATATTTATCATCAAAAAATTATTAATAAAGTAATTCAAATTGCAAAACAAGAAAATTTAACTAGTATAGTAATGTCTTTTGATAAAAAAATTAAAGATAATATAACTTATACTAATTTAGCAACAAAAAAGCAAAAATTAGATTTTATTAATAATAATTTATCTGATTTAGATTATTTTTTTGATATTAAAGTTGATGATAGTTTAATCAAAACTACTAAAGATCAGTTTATTGATGTTTTAATTAATAAATTAAATGTTATAAAAATAGTTGAAGGACAGGACTTTAAATTTGGTTATTTATCACAAGGAAATATTGATGATTTAATTAAAGCTTTTAGTAAAAAAAATGTTATTATTTTTAAAAGAGATAATGATATTTCTTCAACAAAAATAAAAAAACTACTAGATGAAAATCTAGTAGATAAAGCTCAAGAATTATTAGGAATAGATTTAAAGTTAAAATAG
- the truB gene encoding tRNA pseudouridine(55) synthase TruB, translating to MQQSGIFILNKPKNISTYQLINQAKKKLNIKKVGHCGTLDLLATGVVICLVNNATKISDYLLNANKAYQVKIKLFTLTDSYDSEGNIIQTQTPFDISLDQINKVISKYNNYSYEQYPPIYSSIKVNGKKLYQYALTNQNVEIKSRKVTIFKTTLLNYDQKNYEIFLDVKCSKGTYIRSLAVDICKDLNTIGYVVELNRTLSGNFNITNAINIKDLSWNHLISINDSVKINDFKVVNYCNSLDVKQGKKIVLNDIKDQLVFISDDQNNILAVYQKYENNIFKIKRGGLNNDIY from the coding sequence ATGCAACAATCAGGTATTTTTATTTTAAATAAACCAAAAAATATATCAACTTATCAATTAATTAATCAAGCTAAAAAAAAGCTAAACATTAAAAAAGTTGGTCATTGTGGCACTTTAGATTTACTAGCAACTGGGGTTGTTATTTGTTTAGTAAATAATGCTACTAAAATTAGTGATTATTTATTAAATGCTAATAAAGCTTATCAAGTAAAAATCAAATTATTTACACTAACTGATAGTTATGATAGTGAAGGAAATATAATTCAAACTCAAACTCCTTTTGATATTAGTTTAGATCAAATAAATAAAGTAATTAGTAAATATAATAATTATTCTTATGAACAATATCCACCAATTTATTCATCTATAAAAGTTAATGGTAAAAAACTTTATCAATATGCCTTAACTAATCAAAATGTTGAAATAAAAAGTAGAAAAGTGACTATTTTTAAAACTACATTATTAAATTATGATCAAAAAAACTACGAAATTTTTTTAGATGTTAAATGTAGTAAAGGAACTTATATTAGAAGTTTAGCCGTTGATATTTGTAAAGATTTAAACACAATTGGATATGTAGTTGAACTTAATAGAACTTTATCTGGTAATTTTAATATAACTAATGCAATTAATATAAAAGATTTAAGTTGAAATCACTTAATTTCAATAAATGATTCTGTTAAAATTAATGATTTTAAAGTTGTTAACTATTGTAATAGTTTAGATGTTAAACAAGGTAAAAAAATAGTTTTAAATGATATTAAAGATCAATTAGTCTTTATTAGTGATGATCAAAATAATATTCTAGCTGTTTATCAAAAATATGAAAATAATATCTTTAAAATTAAAAGAGGTGGATTAAATAATGATATATATTAA
- the rbfA gene encoding 30S ribosome-binding factor RbfA: protein MANIKTQKRKESLLLRELNLILQREMKSEILKSISVVETRLSTDNSHVKIFYQFIPIFEDLTIQTIEEELENNLKEIRMILASKLDWRTVPELTFVYDNSLDRVNQIDKILKEEKSK, encoded by the coding sequence ATGGCAAATATAAAAACTCAAAAAAGAAAAGAATCATTGCTTTTAAGAGAATTAAACTTAATTTTGCAACGTGAAATGAAAAGCGAAATTTTAAAATCAATTTCAGTTGTTGAAACTAGATTATCTACTGACAATAGTCATGTTAAAATTTTTTATCAATTTATTCCAATTTTTGAAGATTTAACAATACAAACTATTGAAGAAGAATTAGAAAATAATTTAAAAGAAATTAGAATGATATTAGCAAGCAAACTAGATTGAAGAACTGTTCCTGAATTAACTTTTGTTTATGATAATAGTTTAGATAGAGTTAATCAAATTGATAAAATTTTAAAAGAAGAAAAAAGCAAATAA